GAATTGTACTATCAGCCGCAAATTCGGCTTCACGACCGGCAAGTGATCGGCATGGAGGCGTTGATTCGCTGGCGCCATCCGGAAAAAGGGATGGTTTCGCCGTCATTGTTTATCCCGGTTGCCGAACAGACCGGCATGATCATCCCGATCAATGAATGGGTCATCCGCACGGCTTGTGAGCAGACGAAGCAACTGCTTGATCGTTTTCCTGACTTGTCCGTTTCCATCAACTTATCGCCATATGAATTTGAAAGCCGCCGATTTGTGGATAAACTCGCCCGCCTGCTCGCCGACGCCGGGCTGCCGCCGCACCATTTAGATCTGGAAATTACGGAGCGGATGACCATGGATACAGAACGTGCGCTTGATATTCTCTCGAAACTGAAGGGGCTTGGTGTGACGATCAGCATGGATGATTTCGGCACTGGTTACAGTTCGCTCAGCTACTTGACGGATTTGCCGATCGATCGGCTGAAGATCGACCGTTCGTTCGTTCAGCATATTCAAGGAAAAAAAGATGTCATCTTGCCGGCGATCATCCGACTCGGGCATAATATAGGTGTAAAGGTGCTGGCTGAAGGGGTCGAAACGGAGACCGAAGCGGCTTATTTGCAAGGAAAACGGTGCGACGAGGCGCAAGGCTATTATTTTTCCCCGCCGCTTCCGTATGACGAGCTCGTCCGGTTCTTAAACGGGCAGCGCGTGAGGCGGCAGGCGCAGGAGCTGACGTAACATGGACGGATTTTGGCGCATCGCCGAGGAGAAAATTCGCGAAGCGATGAAAAACGGCGAGTTCGACAACTTGCCCGGCTTCGGCAAACCGCTTGAGATTGAAGACCTTTCCCGCATTCCAGAGGAGCTGCGGCTCGGGTATTTGTTGCTGAAAAACGCCGGCTATGTGAGGGAAGAAGCGGAGCTGCGCAAAGAGCTTTTGACGCTCGAGGACTTGCTTCGTTGCTGCGAGGATGATGAGGAAAAACGGGAGCTGGAGAAAAAGAGGACGGAAAAACAGCTTCGTTTGGCCGAATTGATGAAAAAGCGGGGGCAGACGAATTCGAAGGCGCTGCGCGACTACGGGCGGCGCATTGAGGAAAAATTTCGCTGAATGCCAAGAAGGGGAGATTCGCTGAAAAGCCAATCTTCCCATTTTTTATGCAAAAATGGCCAAAAAATGGGGAAAATAAGGGAGGACGATGAATGAAAGAAAGGAGGGAACGGGGGCATTCTCTTGATGGAAGAAATAGCAAGAACATCTCTAGACAAAAAAGGAGTGATGAAATCGTGAAAAACGTATGGTTAGCTTTTTTCACCGCCCTTGTGCTGACGATGCCGTCGACGGTGGCTGCTGCTGGCCAGAGCGGCGAAGCCGTTGATGTCCATATGCCGGCCGGCCATATGTGGAAGCACAGGGCGCTTGATGAGCAAAAGTGGATGGAAATGGTGCAAACGTACACGCCAGAGCAGATCGGTGAATGGAAAAAAGTGCTGGAGGAACGGAAAACGCTGCGCCAGCAGTTGGATGACGAAAAGGTGAAACGAGCGATCAAGGCACATTGCAAGCAAATGAAAAAAGAACGAGAAGCGGCGCTTGATCGACTCATCGACCAGCTTGCTGACAAAAAAATCACGAAAGAACAGTTCAAGCAAGAGCTGAAACAGTTACATAAAAAGAAACGCTGGATGACGAAAGAAGAAAAACAGCGGCTCCATATGCTTCATGAACAAACAAGACAGGCGATGGAGAATAACGACAAGGAAGCGATGGCCAAACTGTTGCCGCAATGGCTCGATCATATGAAAAAGGAGAACGAGCGGTTGGCAAAATGGCTTCAGGAAGTCAAAGAAGGATGATATGATGATATAATGAAAAAAAGGCCGTGTGACGCACGGCTTCTTTTTTATCTCAACATCGCCTCCGTCGCGCCGAGCGGATGGCCAGGTGTTTGATCCACGATTCCTTCACCGCTTGGACGAACAGGAAAGGGACGGCGGTGTTCAAATGTTCCCATCGCCAAAAGTTGACGGAGGGAATTCGTGCATTTTAGCATAAAGTGATTTCGTGGCGGGGAGGAAGAGGCAATGGGATACCCGGTCATTCTTCATTTGCGCGGCCGTCGGGCGGTCGTTGTCGGCGGCGGGAAGGTGGCGGCA
Above is a window of Geobacillus thermoleovorans DNA encoding:
- a CDS encoding DnaJ family domain-containing protein, producing MDGFWRIAEEKIREAMKNGEFDNLPGFGKPLEIEDLSRIPEELRLGYLLLKNAGYVREEAELRKELLTLEDLLRCCEDDEEKRELEKKRTEKQLRLAELMKKRGQTNSKALRDYGRRIEEKFR